TTCTCCGGAACCGTGAGAAGAAGATGCAGAAGAATCAGAATCTTTAGACTTTCTGGTGCTGGAATCTGCAGAATCAGAATCCTTTCCGCTACGACCTGCAACGGAAGATCCGCTCTTAATTCTTTCAGCGATATCATCCGACTGATCTACAACAATCCTGGAAAGGCGAATCGCTTCTTCGGATCTACCGATAGAATCTTCGTATTTTTCAGAAGAGAATAAATCCTCTGCAGCAACCAAAGATTCATCTGCTGCCTTCAGATTTTCGTCAGCTCTTTGGTAAGAAGTCTGTAGGTCTTTGCTGGATTTCAGCTTGGACTGGTCTATCCCAGCTAACTTATCCTTAGCTTTTCCAATAGAATCCTTTGCTTCTGCCTTCTTCTTAAGTGCATAAGACTGGATGTTTTTTGCTACGAGTTCTGCCGATTTTTTACGGATATCATCAACTTCGGAATAACCTTCTTTGATCTTTCCTTCGTCGATTTTTGCCTTAGCAGCATTCAAACGATCTCTAGTTTGGCCAACCTCAGGATCCTGTCCGCCAGCGTATCTGTCCGCGTCGTCCAGGTTCTTATCGATATCAGCGAGTGAATCGAGTAATTGCTGTTTTTGGGAAAGGGCAAGTGCCTTAGCATCCGTTGCCGCTTTCTTAGAATCTAAATATTTCTTATTGCTTTGCTCATACTGATCAAAAGCAGCCAGGCGAGTCTTGAGTTTGGCATCGTCATTGGATTCTTTTGGATAAGATTCCAAGGTGCGATCCGCGTTATCGCGAAGAGTGTCCCCTTCCTTTCTCAACTCGACAGCATTGTTGTATGGCTCGGCAGCTAACTGAGAAGCATACGCTTCGTCAGCCTCGTCGATTGCCGCACCAGCCTGCTTCTTAGAATCATCCGTCAAAGATGGATAAGATTTCTCTAATGCATCATACGCTTTGCTTTTTGCGTACTCGGCGCTTTTTTTAGTTTCGCCTAAGTCTTCATTGGAGGCTTTTTCATGAGCCGTCAATAGACTCTTACGAGCTTCCTCAAATTCGCCGGAAGCATATCTTTCTGCTCCTGCGTCCTTAGCGCGAGTGATAGCGGTTTTAGCTTCCGCCAATTCTTTTACGGGGAGTTCGGATCCACAAGCAACGAGGAATCCGACTACTCCCAATAAGGCGGAAGAGAACGATAAGGCTCGAAAAGTTTTCATTTATTTTGCACCAGTATGAGGAATCGTTTAGAAATGCCTTTTATTTAAAGGCAGCGACAGCATCCGGCTCGTTATCAAAGATCTCGAAGAAGGATGTTAATTTGGTTAATTCAAATACCTTTCTTACGGAACCAGCAACGTTTATGATTTTAAGGCCACCCTGATATTTCTTTAAATTAGAGAGGCTGGAAATCAAAGCTCCGATTCCGGAAGAGTCAATGTATGAAACCTTTTCCAGGTTAATAATCGTGTAATATTTCTGCTCTTCAATGAGCTTTGCGATCACATCCTTAATTTCAGGGGCGTTATATAAATCGATCTCCCCGTTAATGTCCAGAATTACGATGTTACCGCTTTCCCTTCTGGTGATTTCCATAAAAAATCAGCAACTCCTTTATATCTCTATTTGAACCATCCTACAATAGGGGGGTCATTCTCTATATAGTCAACGAGAAATTTCCGGTCTTTCGTACAAATTTTTCCATTTAAAGAAAAACTCGCTGAATTTTCCAACTTCGATCGAAAGCCTTAACTCTTTCATGAACTTTTTCATAAAACTCAGATTGTGGTACGTACTCAAGGAGAAAGCACTCAGTTCTTTCACATGATGCAGGTGACGAATATATCCAACACTGTATCTTTTGCACACTCTGCACTCGCATTCCGGGTCCATCGGCTCGTCGGAAAACTTCCATTTCTCATTTCTGAGATTCATTTTTCCTCTCGAGGTGAAGACTTGACCGTTTCTAGCGTTGCGCGTCGGAAGAACACAGTCAAACATGTCGACTCCGTTGCGAACTCCTTCTAAAATATCAGGAACGGTTCCCACTCCCATGAGATAAAGTGGTCTGGATTTGTCGGTGTGAGGAGCAATTCCTTCCATGGTGCGGATGAAATCAGGGCGAGGCTCTCCCACTGAGAGTCCACCGATCGCAATTCCCGAAAAAGGAAGAGAGGCAATCTTAGAAAGACTCTCCAATCTTAGATCCAAATTCGTTCCACCTTGGAAGATACCGAATAAGTTTTGTTTTCCCTTATCCTTCTCCCAATAAGAAACAGCCGCCTCCGCCCATCGATGAGTGCGATCCAGAGATTCTTTGATCCGAGCGGTGTCCGCGTCACCCGGAGGGCAATCATCTAACACCATCATAATGTCGGAACCGATCGCTCTTTGGATATCGATCACCTTCTCCGGTGTGAAAAAATGAGGACTGCCATCAATATGGGATCTGAACTCGACACCTTCCTTCTTGAATTTCACGAGAGAATTCAGACTGAATACCTGAAAGCCTCCGCTGTCTGTGAGAAGAGCCTTGTTGTAAGAAACGAAATTCTTGAGCCCGCCGAATTTTTGGAGCACGTCCATTCCGGGGCGAAGATAGAGATGGTATGTGTTTCCGAGAATAAGTTCGAAGCCTAACTCGTCCAGATCGTCCGAATCCAGGGACTTAACAGCGCCTCTTGTTCCTACCGGCATAAAGACCGGTGTCGGGATTTCGATTCCGTTTAGATCTAAGCTTCCGGTTCTTGCGTGAGAATTTGGATCAGAAATTCCAGGACGGAAAATCATTTTCTGTTGGGACAATTCGGATCCAAACAGGTGCCATAAATATTCAGGCTATGCCCGGTGATCTTGAAACCGTTGCTCGCAGCAGCTTGCTCTTGCAATTGTTCGATCCTCTCATCCACAAATTCTACAATCCTTCCGCAGTCTCTGCAGATAATATGGTCGTGATGAGTATGGCCTATGATATGTTCGTAGTATTTATAATCTTGGCCGAAGTTATGCTCTTGCAATAGCTTGGCCTCAACCATGATAGAAAGGATCCGATAGATCGTTGCCTTAGAGATCTTATCTCTTTGGTCCTTAAATTCTTCGAGCAAACCTTCTGCAGTGAAGTGATTGTGAAGAGAAAAGATGCGCTCAGCGACAAGCATCCTCTGGCTGGTAATTTTCAGACCCTTCTTCTGAAGATAATCCGAAAAAGTCTTCATTTCCATTCGAATGGAATCGTCTACGGTATTCAGAATTTCAGCTTCTCTATCTCTGTTCATGCGCCAAGTCTTTCCGCAATTTAAGATCCTGTTGTGAGAATTATCAAGTGGAATTTACATTTCAGAAACTGAAATAGAGATCAGTCCTCATCGTCTCCATCTACCTTACCGGCAATGGAATAATACCAGGCTCTTTCCAATTCTTCCGCGACCCGAACTGCTAAAATCTTAAGAAGTCGGGTCTGGGCCTGGCCTTCTGTTTCTATATAACCGACCTGATCAGAATAGATGATTCTGGCAGGGATCTCAGTTCTTTCTAAGGGAATTTTTTCTCCCCCAGCCTTCTGCAATTCAACCCGGCAGATCACAGTCATTTCTCTACTCAACTGCTGCCCCCCTTGGTCCAAAAGAGCACCGACTTGTTGGTAATGACTGATCTCTCCATAAATGCGATATGCTGCCTGGGACTTTTCCCTGGTTTGGATGAATCTTCCCCGATAATTGATCTCTTGCTTTACTAGATCCGAAAGTTGGGTATGCATAGCGATCCCGTAGGAATTATTCCGAAAGTTCTGAATATAAACGGTACGCTTTTCGTCAGGGATGGGGATCCCGTTTATCTTAGGAGGGTTCCCGGGCTCTCTGGTAAAATAAGTGCAGCCGAAGAAAAAGACGAGTAAAAGGCAGGAAAAAAACCGCATATCTTCAGGCTCTTCCAAGAGGACCCGGCTGCAAGAAAATTTCTAGGATTCGGGCTTTACATTTTCGAGGAACCGAATCTGAATTCGCAAATGGGAAAATCTTTCCAACAGAAAGGCAGGCATTCAATTTTCCTCCTCTCGATCTTTGGTCTTTCGATCTTCTTTCCTTTGAGGGAAGCAAGAACAGGAGAAACGGGAGCAAAACTCTCCTCGCTCTCTCCTCCTTCCGCTACTGGAGTTCCTACAAACAAGAAGAATGTATGGGATGATCTGAATCCGGAAGTTCTGAACGATCTGAATCAGTTGGGATTTCCTATGGAATTAGAAACTCCTATCTCCGGTTCTTATGCGGAATACAGAGTGCATCACTTGCATATGGGCTGTGATTTCAAGACTTTTCATGCAAACGGGATCTCTGCGATCTCTCCCGTAAGTGGATTTGTAGATTCTATCGGGCAGTCCACAAAAGGCTACGGCACAAATATCGTTTTAAAGTCTTCTTCTTCTAATCTGAAAGCAAAGTTTGCTCACCTGCTCGACTTCAAAGGATATAGAAAGGATCTGGAATTACTGAGAGAGGCCTTGGCTCTTTTGAGCGGCGGGGAATTTCAAGTAAAACTTGCAGGAAGCCAGTATCCTATTCCTAAGGGAGAAGCTGTTGCAAGATTAGGAGAATCAGGAACTGGGGTCAGCCATCTTCATTTCGAATTGCATCTTCCCAGTGGGACCTTGAATCCTCTTTCCTATCTTCCTTTACGGGGGAAGGATCAGTATCCGCCTGAGTTACTACTGCTCTATGTAGATTCTGAAGACGGAACCCAACTTAGATTACCTTTGGAGAAGAAGGCAGAAGGTCAATATAGACTTCCGGAAGGACAGAAACTGAATTTGGGAGGAGGAGTTCGATTCAGGATCGGTGCCTATGACCAGATGACGTCCCGCAATAAAAATAATCTATTCTTTGCAGGACTCTACCAAGGAGATACTTCTTTGTATGAAAGGTCTTTCCAAGGAATGAGTTACGAAGAAGCAAGAGCTCATCAAGATATATTCGATTCCAATCGCTCTTCTTTAAATCCTCCTGTTTATGTTTACAATCTCTTTCCACCCAAAGGACCGAGCGTAGATCTAAAATTACATCCGGTTGGGGCAACAGTCTCTCTAACCCTCAAGGCATCCGATCACGCAGGAAATCAGTCCATTCTTCCCTTGGAGATAGAAGTGGGAGCTCCGGGAACAAAGAAATCCTCCATTACAAAAACTGAATTTACTTCTCCGGATGGACTTCTCAAGATCAAGACTCCAGCAAAAACTACCTACGGACAAGGAGCCCTCAGTTTCAAAAAGATTCCTGCATTAACCGAAGAATTGAAGCTTCCACAAGGGTTGCAGTCCAAGTCCTCTATTTACGAATTAGAATCCTCCGATCTTTCCTGGGTGGGAGAAGCGGAACTGACTTGGAAAGGGATCAATTTGGGAAGAAAGGATGGGATCTATATTTACGACAGAGCTGCGAAACGGTGGTCTGCACTTAAGCAAAAGGGACAGTCAGCCATGTTGACTAGACTGGGAGCCTTGGCAGTACTCACAGACGATGCTCGTCCTACGATCACTCATCCGTATCTAATCACCAGACATAGAAGAGTCAAAGGCGCAGAAGAAGAAGGTTGGGAAGAAAGATTATATTCTCTTACTGATGTCGGCTCGGGATACGCAGGAGGAGCTGAAGTATTGCTCGAAGGAGAAGCTTATCCTGGCGAATTTGATTCAGATAGAAAAATGCTTATCGTAAAGATCCCTAAAACGTTCTCTTCTTGGAAAAGAAATCTTTTACTACAAATTAGGATCAAGGATAGAGCCGGAAATATTTCGGATTGGTTTACGGACCTGATCCGTTTTTAAGAAGAATGCTTCAAAAACATACTCACTATAACCAACTCGCAGGACAAAAGATCCAAAGAAGCGAAGCGATCGCCGACGGAATCTTTGCAGTTGCATTGACTCTCTTGGTCTTGGACATACGGGTTCCATTAAAGGAAGCAATCCACTCCGAAGCGGATCTATGTTTTGCTCTGATTGCATTAGCACCTAAATTTTTGTCCTATCTCTTAAGTTTCGTGACTCTTGGGATCTTCTGGATGGCTCATACCGTGCAGTACACGTTTATTGTAAGAAGCGATCGGCATCTCACCTGGCTTTCCATTCTGTATTTATTATTCGTTTCCTTGCTGCCCTTCTCCACTTCTCTATTAAGCGAATACATGCATTATAAAATGGCGATCGGGATCTATTGGCTAAATATTTTTGCGTTAGGAGCTACGGTTTATCTGCATTGGAGATATGCTTATAAAAAGGATTTTCTCGATCCGGAAATCCCGAACAAGGCAGAAGTCAATCATGCCCAAACCCGTCGAATCCTTACTGCACAGACAATGTATGCGATTGCAGCAGCTCTCTGCTTTATTAATAATTATTTAAGTGTCTTGGTTACCTTTGCGATCCAATTAAATTATGCGATCGCTCCCAGATTTAAGAATAAGAAACTATAGGCAAAAAAATCCCCGCGAAAAGCGGGGATTTTTTCTCAAGTATCTTAAGCGAGTTAAGCTTAGTCTTGGTTTTGCAAAGAGTAACGGGAAATCTGCAATACCTTGAACTTGGTTTCTGCTCCTCCCAAATTCAACGCAGCGGTTTCTCCCACTTTCTTTCCTAAAAGGGATTTTGCCAAAGGAGACTGGTAAGAAATGATATTTCTTTCCGTATCGGCGTCCCAAGCTCCGAGAACGGAGTAGGTCAATTCCTCTCCGCTAGTCTCGTTCTTGAGCTTGATAGTTG
This genomic window from Leptospira semungkisensis contains:
- a CDS encoding Fur family transcriptional regulator, with protein sequence MNRDREAEILNTVDDSIRMEMKTFSDYLQKKGLKITSQRMLVAERIFSLHNHFTAEGLLEEFKDQRDKISKATIYRILSIMVEAKLLQEHNFGQDYKYYEHIIGHTHHDHIICRDCGRIVEFVDERIEQLQEQAAASNGFKITGHSLNIYGTCLDPNCPNRK
- a CDS encoding M23 family peptidase; protein product: MGKSFQQKGRHSIFLLSIFGLSIFFPLREARTGETGAKLSSLSPPSATGVPTNKKNVWDDLNPEVLNDLNQLGFPMELETPISGSYAEYRVHHLHMGCDFKTFHANGISAISPVSGFVDSIGQSTKGYGTNIVLKSSSSNLKAKFAHLLDFKGYRKDLELLREALALLSGGEFQVKLAGSQYPIPKGEAVARLGESGTGVSHLHFELHLPSGTLNPLSYLPLRGKDQYPPELLLLYVDSEDGTQLRLPLEKKAEGQYRLPEGQKLNLGGGVRFRIGAYDQMTSRNKNNLFFAGLYQGDTSLYERSFQGMSYEEARAHQDIFDSNRSSLNPPVYVYNLFPPKGPSVDLKLHPVGATVSLTLKASDHAGNQSILPLEIEVGAPGTKKSSITKTEFTSPDGLLKIKTPAKTTYGQGALSFKKIPALTEELKLPQGLQSKSSIYELESSDLSWVGEAELTWKGINLGRKDGIYIYDRAAKRWSALKQKGQSAMLTRLGALAVLTDDARPTITHPYLITRHRRVKGAEEEGWEERLYSLTDVGSGYAGGAEVLLEGEAYPGEFDSDRKMLIVKIPKTFSSWKRNLLLQIRIKDRAGNISDWFTDLIRF
- a CDS encoding STAS domain-containing protein — its product is MEITRRESGNIVILDINGEIDLYNAPEIKDVIAKLIEEQKYYTIINLEKVSYIDSSGIGALISSLSNLKKYQGGLKIINVAGSVRKVFELTKLTSFFEIFDNEPDAVAAFK
- the lptE gene encoding LPS assembly lipoprotein LptE encodes the protein MRFFSCLLLVFFFGCTYFTREPGNPPKINGIPIPDEKRTVYIQNFRNNSYGIAMHTQLSDLVKQEINYRGRFIQTREKSQAAYRIYGEISHYQQVGALLDQGGQQLSREMTVICRVELQKAGGEKIPLERTEIPARIIYSDQVGYIETEGQAQTRLLKILAVRVAEELERAWYYSIAGKVDGDDED
- a CDS encoding TMEM175 family protein, with the protein product MLQKHTHYNQLAGQKIQRSEAIADGIFAVALTLLVLDIRVPLKEAIHSEADLCFALIALAPKFLSYLLSFVTLGIFWMAHTVQYTFIVRSDRHLTWLSILYLLFVSLLPFSTSLLSEYMHYKMAIGIYWLNIFALGATVYLHWRYAYKKDFLDPEIPNKAEVNHAQTRRILTAQTMYAIAAALCFINNYLSVLVTFAIQLNYAIAPRFKNKKL
- a CDS encoding lipoprotein LipL71; amino-acid sequence: MKTFRALSFSSALLGVVGFLVACGSELPVKELAEAKTAITRAKDAGAERYASGEFEEARKSLLTAHEKASNEDLGETKKSAEYAKSKAYDALEKSYPSLTDDSKKQAGAAIDEADEAYASQLAAEPYNNAVELRKEGDTLRDNADRTLESYPKESNDDAKLKTRLAAFDQYEQSNKKYLDSKKAATDAKALALSQKQQLLDSLADIDKNLDDADRYAGGQDPEVGQTRDRLNAAKAKIDEGKIKEGYSEVDDIRKKSAELVAKNIQSYALKKKAEAKDSIGKAKDKLAGIDQSKLKSSKDLQTSYQRADENLKAADESLVAAEDLFSSEKYEDSIGRSEEAIRLSRIVVDQSDDIAERIKSGSSVAGRSGKDSDSADSSTRKSKDSDSSASSSHGSGELPEGWKRYVVRKKVPADCLWRISAYKQHYGTSKLWKRIYDANRGKIKNPNLIYPKQVLLIPPAKGPTKFDPKKAGKKKTGSEKVEATTEPKKEEQPAPQSSENDEEEEQPSQPQPENTQPPAQEQQQPAPSTEEHTQPSTENQPSTEEQQQAPAENQTPSDSNEQESEEQPR
- the tgt gene encoding tRNA guanosine(34) transglycosylase Tgt, giving the protein MIFRPGISDPNSHARTGSLDLNGIEIPTPVFMPVGTRGAVKSLDSDDLDELGFELILGNTYHLYLRPGMDVLQKFGGLKNFVSYNKALLTDSGGFQVFSLNSLVKFKKEGVEFRSHIDGSPHFFTPEKVIDIQRAIGSDIMMVLDDCPPGDADTARIKESLDRTHRWAEAAVSYWEKDKGKQNLFGIFQGGTNLDLRLESLSKIASLPFSGIAIGGLSVGEPRPDFIRTMEGIAPHTDKSRPLYLMGVGTVPDILEGVRNGVDMFDCVLPTRNARNGQVFTSRGKMNLRNEKWKFSDEPMDPECECRVCKRYSVGYIRHLHHVKELSAFSLSTYHNLSFMKKFMKELRLSIEVGKFSEFFFKWKNLYERPEISR